A region from the Manihot esculenta cultivar AM560-2 chromosome 13, M.esculenta_v8, whole genome shotgun sequence genome encodes:
- the LOC110630231 gene encoding U-box domain-containing protein 9 isoform X1 — translation MAKTGVFDSDPMVIAKVTEFKKELQKLFTIIVDDDDYPIHTLDQTIHTLSALKGLKMNKRSLSFKLRQTLSSCPDEFKCPLSKELMRDPVILATGQTYDRLFIQKWLKAGNRTCPLTQQVLSHTILTPNLLVREMISQWCKSRGFESPDPVHYVNEEGITEADRDHFLSLLEKMSLALPEQKHAARELRLLTKRMPSFRALFGESIDAIPQLLNPLSASKSGSGIHPDLQEDVITTLLNLSIHDNNKKLVAETPMVIPLLMEALRSGTIEIRTNAAAALFTLSALDSNKALIGKSGAIKPLIDLLEEGNPLAMKDVASAIFTLCFLHENRGRAVRDGVVKVIMKKIANNVLVDELLAILAIVSTHQRAVEEMGELGTVPCLLRIMRESICERNKENCIAILHVICFYDRTKWKAMREEENSYGTISKLARDGTSRAKRKANGILERLNRGVNLTHTA, via the exons ATGGCCAAGACCGGTGTCTTTGATTCCGATCCGATGGTCATAGCCAAGGTCACCGAATTCAAGAAAGAACTGCAAAAGCTCTTCACCATCATTGTCGACGACGATGATTACCCTATTCACACTCTCGATCAAACTATACATACTCTCTCTGCCTTGAAAGGATTGAAGATGAACAAGAGATCCTTGTCTTTCAAGTTGCGCCAAACGCTGTCCTCATGTCCTGATGAATTTAAGTGTCCATTGTCTAAGGAATTGATGAGAGATCCTGTCATATTGGCCACTGGCCAG ACTTATGATAGACTCTTCATCCAGAAATGGCTGAAAGCGGGGAACCGAACATGCCCTCTCACTCAGCAAGTCCTATCACACACAATCCTTACTCCTAATCTCTTGGTTAGGGAAATGATATCACAATGGTGCAAGAGTCGAGGATTTGAGTCACCGGACCCTGTTCACTATGTTAATGAGGAAGGGATAACGGAAGCTGATCGCGACCATTTTCTGTCTTTGCTTGAAAAGATGTCATTGGCACTTCCTGAACAAAAACATGCCGCAAGGGAGCTTCGGTTGTTGACGAAGAGGATGCCATCCTTCAGGGCATTATTTGGCGAGTCTATTGATGCCATTCCTCAATTGCTCAATCCACTTTCAGCAAGCAAGTCTGGAAGCGGCATCCACCCTGATCTTCAAGAAGATGTAATCACAACCCTCTTAAATCTTTCGATCCACGACAACAATAAGAAGCTTGTTGCTGAAACCCCTATGGTAATTCCTCTTCTTATGGAAGCGTTAAGGTCGGGAACCATTGAAATAAGGACCAATGCAGCTGCGGCCCTTTTCACATTGTCCGCTCTTGATTCCAACAAGGCACTTATTGGGAAATCGGGTGCCATAAAACCACTCATAGACCTTCTAGAAGAGGGAAATCCTTTAGCCATGAAAGATGTTGCATCTGCAATTTTTACTCTATGTTTCCTGCATGAAAACAGGGGAAGAGCTGTGAGGGATGGCGTGGTGAAGGTAATCATGAAAAAGATTGCAAATAATGTGCTTGTTGATGAATTATTAGCTATCCTTGCAATTGTGTCTACTCACCAGAGGGCCGTCGAAGAAATGGGAGAGCTCGGAACAGTTCCTTGCTTGCTTCGCATTATGAGGGAGAGTATCTGTGAACGAAACAAGGAAAATTGCATTGCCATTCTCCACGTAATCTGTTTCTACGATCGAACCAAGTGGAAGGCGATGAGGGAAGAAGAGAATTCCTATGGAACAATCTCTAAACTAGCTCGAGATGGCACTTCGAGGGCCAAAAGGAAGGCTAATGGAATTCTTGAAAGACTGAATAGAGGTGTTAATCTTACGCATACAGCATGA
- the LOC110630231 gene encoding U-box domain-containing protein 9 isoform X2: MISQWCKSRGFESPDPVHYVNEEGITEADRDHFLSLLEKMSLALPEQKHAARELRLLTKRMPSFRALFGESIDAIPQLLNPLSASKSGSGIHPDLQEDVITTLLNLSIHDNNKKLVAETPMVIPLLMEALRSGTIEIRTNAAAALFTLSALDSNKALIGKSGAIKPLIDLLEEGNPLAMKDVASAIFTLCFLHENRGRAVRDGVVKVIMKKIANNVLVDELLAILAIVSTHQRAVEEMGELGTVPCLLRIMRESICERNKENCIAILHVICFYDRTKWKAMREEENSYGTISKLARDGTSRAKRKANGILERLNRGVNLTHTA; the protein is encoded by the coding sequence ATGATATCACAATGGTGCAAGAGTCGAGGATTTGAGTCACCGGACCCTGTTCACTATGTTAATGAGGAAGGGATAACGGAAGCTGATCGCGACCATTTTCTGTCTTTGCTTGAAAAGATGTCATTGGCACTTCCTGAACAAAAACATGCCGCAAGGGAGCTTCGGTTGTTGACGAAGAGGATGCCATCCTTCAGGGCATTATTTGGCGAGTCTATTGATGCCATTCCTCAATTGCTCAATCCACTTTCAGCAAGCAAGTCTGGAAGCGGCATCCACCCTGATCTTCAAGAAGATGTAATCACAACCCTCTTAAATCTTTCGATCCACGACAACAATAAGAAGCTTGTTGCTGAAACCCCTATGGTAATTCCTCTTCTTATGGAAGCGTTAAGGTCGGGAACCATTGAAATAAGGACCAATGCAGCTGCGGCCCTTTTCACATTGTCCGCTCTTGATTCCAACAAGGCACTTATTGGGAAATCGGGTGCCATAAAACCACTCATAGACCTTCTAGAAGAGGGAAATCCTTTAGCCATGAAAGATGTTGCATCTGCAATTTTTACTCTATGTTTCCTGCATGAAAACAGGGGAAGAGCTGTGAGGGATGGCGTGGTGAAGGTAATCATGAAAAAGATTGCAAATAATGTGCTTGTTGATGAATTATTAGCTATCCTTGCAATTGTGTCTACTCACCAGAGGGCCGTCGAAGAAATGGGAGAGCTCGGAACAGTTCCTTGCTTGCTTCGCATTATGAGGGAGAGTATCTGTGAACGAAACAAGGAAAATTGCATTGCCATTCTCCACGTAATCTGTTTCTACGATCGAACCAAGTGGAAGGCGATGAGGGAAGAAGAGAATTCCTATGGAACAATCTCTAAACTAGCTCGAGATGGCACTTCGAGGGCCAAAAGGAAGGCTAATGGAATTCTTGAAAGACTGAATAGAGGTGTTAATCTTACGCATACAGCATGA
- the LOC110630232 gene encoding E3 ubiquitin-protein ligase CHIP isoform X1: MGPGAAFTAAAARQAEVLRTDGNTFFGKHRYGAAIDAYTEAIALCPNVPVYWTNRALCHRRRNDWTKVEEDSRKAIELDYNSVKAHYMLGLALLQKNELAGGVKELQRALDLGRGANPVGYMVEEIWQELAKAKYMQWEQSSTKRSWELQSLKEACENALEEKHFLDSCQTEGFLDEMNVPHLKQFEDLGQVFKRAAEDDTPTEVPDYLCCRITLDIFRDPVITPSGVSYERAVILNHLQKVGKFDPVTREPLDPSQLIPNFAIKEAVQAYLNKHGWAYKIE; this comes from the exons ATGGGTCCTGGAGCTGCATTCACTGCGGCGGCCGCTAGACAAGCTGAAGTATTGAGGACTGATGGCAACACCTTTTTCGGAAAGCACAGATATGGAGCCGCCATTGATGCTTATACTGAG GCAATTGCTTTGTGCCCTAATGTTCCGGTATATTGGACGAATCGCGCTCTCTGTCATCGGAGACGGAA TGATTGGACTAAAGTTGAAGAGGATTCTCGTAAAGCGATTGAACTTGACTACAATTCCGTCAAG GCACACTATATGTTAGGACTTGCCTTACTACAGAAGAATGAGTTAGCTGGAGGAGTAAAGGAATTACAAAGG GCTCTTGATCTTGGTAGGGGTGCCAACCCAGTGGGTTATATGGTAGAAGAGATCTGGCAAGAGCTTGCAAAAGCAAAATATATGCAATGGGAGCAATCATCCACTAAGCGATCATGGGAACTGCAAAGCTTGAA AGAAGCCTGTGAGAATGCACTGGAGGAAAAACATTTCCTTGATAGTTGTCAAACAGAAGGATTCTTGGATGAGATGAATGTTCCCCATTTGAAACAATTTGAGGATTTAGGACAAGTTTTTAAAAGAGCCGCAGAAGATGATACGCCAACCGAG GTGCCGGATTACCTGTGTTGTAGAATTACACTTGATATATTCCGAGATCCTGTCATTACACCCAGTGGGGTTTCGTATGAAAGAGCAGTGATCCTTAACCATCTTCAGAAG GTGGGAAAGTTTGATCCAGTGACTCGAGAACCACTTGATCCGTCACAGCTCATTCCGAACTTTGCAATAAAGGAAGCAGTCCAAGCATATCTTAACAAACATGGTTGGGCTTACAAGATAGAATga
- the LOC110630232 gene encoding E3 ubiquitin-protein ligase CHIP isoform X2: protein MATPFSESTDMEPPLMLILRQLLCALMFRYIGRIALSVIGDGSIDWTKVEEDSRKAIELDYNSVKAHYMLGLALLQKNELAGGVKELQRALDLGRGANPVGYMVEEIWQELAKAKYMQWEQSSTKRSWELQSLKEACENALEEKHFLDSCQTEGFLDEMNVPHLKQFEDLGQVFKRAAEDDTPTEVPDYLCCRITLDIFRDPVITPSGVSYERAVILNHLQKVGKFDPVTREPLDPSQLIPNFAIKEAVQAYLNKHGWAYKIE, encoded by the exons ATGGCAACACCTTTTTCGGAAAGCACAGATATGGAGCCGCCATTGATGCTTATACTGAG GCAATTGCTTTGTGCCCTAATGTTCCGGTATATTGGACGAATCGCGCTCTCTGTCATCGGAGACGGAAGTAT TGATTGGACTAAAGTTGAAGAGGATTCTCGTAAAGCGATTGAACTTGACTACAATTCCGTCAAG GCACACTATATGTTAGGACTTGCCTTACTACAGAAGAATGAGTTAGCTGGAGGAGTAAAGGAATTACAAAGG GCTCTTGATCTTGGTAGGGGTGCCAACCCAGTGGGTTATATGGTAGAAGAGATCTGGCAAGAGCTTGCAAAAGCAAAATATATGCAATGGGAGCAATCATCCACTAAGCGATCATGGGAACTGCAAAGCTTGAA AGAAGCCTGTGAGAATGCACTGGAGGAAAAACATTTCCTTGATAGTTGTCAAACAGAAGGATTCTTGGATGAGATGAATGTTCCCCATTTGAAACAATTTGAGGATTTAGGACAAGTTTTTAAAAGAGCCGCAGAAGATGATACGCCAACCGAG GTGCCGGATTACCTGTGTTGTAGAATTACACTTGATATATTCCGAGATCCTGTCATTACACCCAGTGGGGTTTCGTATGAAAGAGCAGTGATCCTTAACCATCTTCAGAAG GTGGGAAAGTTTGATCCAGTGACTCGAGAACCACTTGATCCGTCACAGCTCATTCCGAACTTTGCAATAAAGGAAGCAGTCCAAGCATATCTTAACAAACATGGTTGGGCTTACAAGATAGAATga
- the LOC110630232 gene encoding E3 ubiquitin-protein ligase CHIP isoform X3 yields MGPGAAFTAAAARQAEVLRTDGNTFFGKHRYGAAIDAYTEAIALCPNVPVYWTNRALCHRRRNDWTKVEEDSRKAIELDYNSVKAHYMLGLALLQKNELAGGVKELQRALDLGRGANPVGYMVEEIWQELAKAKYMQWEQSSTKRSWELQSLKEACENALEEKHFLDSCQTEGFLDEMNVPHLKQFEDLGQVFKRAAEDDTPTEVPDYLCCRITLDIFRDPVITPSGVSYERAVILNHLQKLNLGGKV; encoded by the exons ATGGGTCCTGGAGCTGCATTCACTGCGGCGGCCGCTAGACAAGCTGAAGTATTGAGGACTGATGGCAACACCTTTTTCGGAAAGCACAGATATGGAGCCGCCATTGATGCTTATACTGAG GCAATTGCTTTGTGCCCTAATGTTCCGGTATATTGGACGAATCGCGCTCTCTGTCATCGGAGACGGAA TGATTGGACTAAAGTTGAAGAGGATTCTCGTAAAGCGATTGAACTTGACTACAATTCCGTCAAG GCACACTATATGTTAGGACTTGCCTTACTACAGAAGAATGAGTTAGCTGGAGGAGTAAAGGAATTACAAAGG GCTCTTGATCTTGGTAGGGGTGCCAACCCAGTGGGTTATATGGTAGAAGAGATCTGGCAAGAGCTTGCAAAAGCAAAATATATGCAATGGGAGCAATCATCCACTAAGCGATCATGGGAACTGCAAAGCTTGAA AGAAGCCTGTGAGAATGCACTGGAGGAAAAACATTTCCTTGATAGTTGTCAAACAGAAGGATTCTTGGATGAGATGAATGTTCCCCATTTGAAACAATTTGAGGATTTAGGACAAGTTTTTAAAAGAGCCGCAGAAGATGATACGCCAACCGAG GTGCCGGATTACCTGTGTTGTAGAATTACACTTGATATATTCCGAGATCCTGTCATTACACCCAGTGGGGTTTCGTATGAAAGAGCAGTGATCCTTAACCATCTTCAGAAG TTAAATTTAGGTGGGAAAGTTTGA
- the LOC110629431 gene encoding 60S ribosomal protein L32-1, translating to MAVPLLSKKIVKKRVKKFKRPQSDRKISVKTNWRRPKGIDSRVRRKFKGCTLMPNIGYGSDRKTRHYLPNGFKKFVVHNVKELELLMMHNRTYCAEIAHDVSTRKRKEIVERAAQLDVVVTNKLARLRSQEDE from the exons ATGGCTGTTCCTTTGCTCTCCAAGAAGATTGTAAAGAAGCGAGTAAAGAAGTTCAAGAGGCCCCAGAGTGATCGAAAGATTTCTGTGAAG ACAAACTGGCGAAGGCCTAAGGGTATTGATTCAAGGGTCAGGAGGAAGTTCAAAGGATGCACTCTGATGCCCAACATCGGTTATGGATCAGACAGGAAAACTCGCCATTATCTTCCCAATGGATTTAAGAAGTTTGTCGTACACAATGTCAAGGAGCTTGAACTTTTGATGATGCACAATAG GACTTACTGTGCTGAGATTGCGCATGATGTATCGACCCGAAAGAGAAAGGAGATTGTTGAGAGAGCAGCTCAGTTGGATGTTGTTGTTACCAACAAACTGGCTAGGTTGAGGAGCCAGGAGGACGAGTAA
- the LOC110630305 gene encoding auxin-induced in root cultures protein 12 has protein sequence MASLSFVSSPFLFLFLSVVLLISPAHSLNCTSQKFTNNKVFDNCTDLPTLDAYLHYTYNSSNSSLSIAFKAPPAETDGWVGWGVNLNGTGMAGAQALVALKNGTVVVVKKYNLASYTDIEETSKLTVDVWDLSAESDSTGNFVIFASVKVPAGPSVNQIWQVGPSVKDGFPEKHGFASANLQAMGKLELVASKSSGGKTTGGTGTNSTSSSSEGSSSGYKIKELNVGFQFGVLALLGILMVF, from the coding sequence ATGGCTTCTCTTTCCTTCGTTTCTTCTCCTTTCTTGTTTCTTTTCCTCTCTGTGGTTTTGCTAATCTCACCTGCACATTCACTTAACTGCACATCGCAGAAGTTCACCAACAACAAGGTCTTTGATAACTGTACAGACCTCCCCACACTCGATGCCTACCTGCACTACACCTACAACTCCTCCAACTCCTCCCTGTCAATCGCCTTCAAGGCGCCTCCGGCCGAGACTGACGGCTGGGTCGGGTGGGGCGTCAATCTCAATGGAACTGGAATGGCAGGTGCTCAGGCTCTGGTGGCACTGAAAAATGGCACCGTAGTCGTGGTGAAGAAATATAACCTCGCCTCATATACTGATATCGAGGAGACATCGAAGCTAACGGTGGATGTCTGGGACTTGAGCGCGGAATCTGACTCCACTGGAAACTTCGTGATCTTTGCTTCTGTGAAGGTCCCGGCGGGTCCGTCGGTGAACCAGATTTGGCAGGTGGGTCCTTCGGTGAAGGATGGGTTTCCGGAGAAGCACGGTTTCGCTTCGGCAAATCTTCAGGCCATGGGAAAGCTGGAGTTGGTGGCTTCAAAGAGCAGTGGAGGAAAGACTACAGGCGGAACTGGTACGAATTCTACTAGCTCTAGTAGTGAGGGTTCTTCTAGTGGCTACAAGATTAAGGAGTTGAATGTAGGTTTTCAATTTGGAGTTCTTGCTCTTCTAGGAATTCTTATGGTTTTCTGA
- the LOC110630463 gene encoding auxin-induced in root cultures protein 12, with amino-acid sequence MASVSFPTLFLILLFSSALLFSPSSSQKCTSQKFRNNKLFANCTDLPVLDSHLHFTYNSSNSSLSIAFIAPPAQPEGWVSWAINPTATGMIGSQAFIAFISNGSVVVNTYNISSYSALQLSELSFNVWDLSAESDGKNIVIFATVKLPEKAQSLNQVWQVGASVSGGRPNKHDMAEVNLHSKGLLELVGGGAPAPAPAPGSGSAPRPSPVKPRSSAGIRKLDVTPLVGLFVLLGSFVAF; translated from the coding sequence ATGGCTTCTGTTAGCTTCCCAACTCTGTTCTTGATTCTTTTGTTCTCTTCAGCTTTGCTATTCTCTCCTTCAAGTTCCCAGAAATGCACCTCGCAAAAATTCAGAAACAACAAGCTCTTTGCAAATTGCACTGATCTTCCTGTCTTGGATTCTCACCTGCATTTCACTTACAATTCTTCCAATTCCTCTCTCTCCATAGCCTTCATTGCTCCTCCTGCCCAACCTGAGGGCTGGGTTTCGTGGGCAATCAACCCCACGGCCACTGGCATGATCGGCTCTCAGGCTTTTATAGCATTCATATCCAACGGCTCAGTGGTCGTTAACACTTACAACATTAGCAGCTACAGTGCGCTTCAGTTATCGGAGTTATCGTTTAATGTGTGGGATCTGAGTGCGGAGTCCGACGGAAAAAATATAGTGATATTTGCGACGGTGAAGTTGCCGGAGAAGGCACAGAGTCTGAACCAAGTTTGGCAGGTGGGCGCATCTGTAAGTGGGGGCCGGCCGAATAAGCATGATATGGCGGAAGTGAATTTACATTCTAAAGGGTTGTTGGAGCTTGTGGGTGGCGGTGCTCCAGCTCCAGCTCCTGCTCCTGGTTCTGGTTCTGCCCCTAGGCCATCTCCGGTGAAGCCTAGAAGCTCTGCTGGAATTCGAAAGCTGGATGTCACTCCACTTGTTGGATTATTTGTTCTGCTTGGTAGTTTTGTtgcattttga
- the LOC110629144 gene encoding auxin-induced in root cultures protein 12, whose amino-acid sequence MAAVSFPTLFLIFLFSASLLLSPSSSQKCISQKFKTDKIFANCTDLPVLDSYLHFTYNSSNSSLSIAFIAAPEKPEGWISWAINPTATGMIGSQAFIAFTSDGSLVVNTYNISSYKRRPKVSKLSFDVWDLGAESDGKNIVIFASVKLPENAQSLNQVWQVGTHVRDGVPRKHHTADANKKSTGLLELVATSSPAPSGAPGSASAPTPSAENSGSFSGIGKLDMILFVGLFVLLGI is encoded by the coding sequence ATGGCTGCTGTTAGCTTCCCAACTCTGTTCTTGATTTTCTTGTTCTCTGCTTCTCTGCTATTATCTCCTTCAAGTTCCCAGAAATGCATCtctcaaaagttcaaaaccgaCAAAATCTTTGCAAATTGCACTGATCTTCCTGTCTTGGATTCCTACCTGCATTTCACCTACAATTCCTCCAATTCCTCTCTCTCCATAGCCTTCATTGCTGCTCCTGAAAAACCAGAGGGCTGGATTTCATGGGCGATTAACCCCACGGCCACTGGCATGATAGGCTCACAAGCTTTTATAGCATTCACATCCGACGGCTCACTAGTTGTTAACACTTACAACATTAGCAGCTACAAAAGGCGGCCGAAGGTATCCAAGCTATCGTTTGATGTGTGGGATCTGGGTGCAGAGTCCGACGGAAAAAATATCGTGATATTTGCATCGGTGAAGTTGCCGGAGAATGCACAAAGTCTGAACCAAGTTTGGCAGGTTGGGACACATGTACGTGATGGTGTACCAAGAAAGCATCATACGGCGGACGCCAACAAGAAATCTACAGGGTTGTTGGAGCTTGTGGCAACTAGTTCTCCTGCTCCTAGCGGTGCTCCTGGTTCCGCTTCTGCTCCGACACCGTCTGCTGAGAATTCTGGGAGCTTTTCTGGAATTGGGAAGTTGGATATGATTTTATTTGTTGGATTATTTGTTTTGCTTGGAATTTAG
- the LOC110629160 gene encoding auxin-induced in root cultures protein 12, translated as MPPLVIITLSICAALLISPSLSLTCTSQKFTNEKTFPDCMDLPQLDASLHYSYNSSNSSLSIAYVAAPAKPDGWVAWAINPTSTGMVGAQALLAFKSNGAPAVKTYPISAYGPIREGKLSFDVWDLSAESVDNKIALFASMKLDDKVNKVNQVWQVGPGVAGGVPLSHDMDEANTKATGVLTLVGAGGPASTPSSTPAESTPDSPPSTTASSTTDASTLPPSPEKSEGSAIEKLSGLIIVMLGCFIGLKS; from the coding sequence atGCCACCTTTAGTAATCATAACACTATCAATATGTGCAGCTCTGTTAATCTCACCTTCATTATCCCTCACCTGCACCTCACAGAAATTTACAAACGAGAAAACTTTCCCAGACTGCATGGATCTCCCACAACTGGACGCCTCCCTGCATTATTCATACAATTCTTCTAATTCCTCCCTCTCAATCGCCTACGTGGCAGCTCCTGCCAAGCCAGACGGCTGGGTCGCATGGGCCATCAACCCAACTTCCACAGGCATGGTGGGTGCACAGGCGTTGCTAGCATTCAAATCCAATGGTGCACCAGCGGTTAAGACCTACCCCATTTCTGCATATGGACCCATCAGGGAAGGCAAGCTCTCGTTTGATGTGTGGGATTTGAGTGCTGAGTCTGTGGATAATAAGATAGCGTTATTTGCTTCGATGAAGTTGGATGACAAGGTAAATAAAGTGAACCAAGTTTGGCAAGTTGGCCCTGGTGTTGCCGGCGGCGTTCCTCTCTCACATGACATGGATGAAGCTAATACGAAGGCCACTGGAGTTTTAACATTGGTTGGTGCTGGAGGTCCGGCTTCCACACCCTCATCAACACCTGCTGAATCAACTCCTGATTCCCCACCCTCAACAACTGCTTCATCAACTACTGATGCATCAACTCTTCCTCCTTCGCCTGAGAAGTCTGAAGGTTCGGCGATTGAGAAGTTGAGCGGATTAATAATTGTTATGCTTGGCTGTTTCATTGGATTAAAATCGTAA
- the LOC110628972 gene encoding cytochrome b561 and DOMON domain-containing protein At3g25290: MASLRSSPFIFLLCFWVSLISSAFSQTCSTQKFTGNNLYAHCVDLPTLTSYLHFSYDSSNSTLSIAFLASPPASDGWVSWAINPTGTGMAGAQALVGYKDSKGSMTVKTYNISSYTLASVVQSTLAFEVWDQRAEEDNGVFRIFAKMKVPADLAATGSVNQVWQVGSSVDSKGVLTPHAMSSPNLNAKGTLDLKGGQSVATGGVDSKTKKRNIHGVLNAVSWGVLFPIGVIMARYLRPFQSADPAWFYLHVACQVSAYAIGVAGWATGIKLGSESKGIQWTAHRNIGITLFSLATLQIFALFLRPKKDHKYRFYWNIYHHGVGYAILVLGILNVFKGLNILHPEQKWKSTYITVIAVLGGIALLLEVITWIAVLRRKSNKSNKPCDGYNGQGRQQPFNA, encoded by the exons ATGGCTTCCCTTCGCTCCTCTCctttcatttttcttctttgtttctggGTTTCTCTAATCTCATCTGCTTTCTCTCAGACCTGCTCCACCCAGAAATTCACCGGCAACAATTTGTATGCTCACTGTGTAGACCTCCCTACGCTCACCTCCTACCTCCACTTCTCTTATGATTCCTCTAATTCTACTCTTTCTATTGCCTTCCTCGCTTCCCCTCCGGCGTCGGATGGTTGGGTGTCGTGGGCTATAAACCCCACTGGCACCGGAATGGCTGGGGCTCAGGCGCTCGTTGGCTACAAGGATTCCAAAGGTTCCATGACTGTTAAAACATACAACATCAGTTCTTACACGCTGGCTTCCGTGGTGCAGTCCACATTGGCTTTTGAAGTATGGGACCAACGGGCAGAGGAGGATAACGGCGTCTTCAGAATCTTTGCCAAAATGAAGGTTCCGGCAGACTTAGCGGCGACGGGGTCGGTGAATCAGGTGTGGCAGGTGGGTTCCAGCGTCGACTCCAAAGGGGTACTGACTCCACATGCCATGAGTTCTCCGAATTTGAACGCCAAGGGAACATTGGATTTGAAAGGAGGACAGAGTGTGGCCACCGGTGGAGTGGACTCCAAGACTAAAAAGAGAAAC ATTCATGGGGTGCTGAATGCTGTGAGCTGGGGAGTTCTGTTTCCAATTGGAGTTATAATGGCACGTTACCTGAGACCATTCCAATCTGCAGATCCAGCGTGGTTTTATCTCCATGTTGCTTGCCAGGTCTCTGCCTACGCTATTGGAGTTGCCGGGTGGGCTACTGGTATTAAGCTTGGAAGTGAATCAAAGGGCATTCAGTGGACTGCTCATCGTAATATTGGGATCACACTTTTCTCTTTGGCAACGCTACAG ATTTTTGCATTGTTTTTGAGACCGAAGAAGGACCACAAATACAGATTCTACTGGAATATCTACCATCATGGTGTTGGATATGCCATACTTGTTCTTGGCATTCTGAATGTGTTCAAAGGTCTTAACATCTTGCACCCTGAACAAAAATGGAAGTCCACTTACATAACTGTGATAGCAGTCTTGGGTGGGATTGCTTTGTTGCTGGAAGTAATTACTTGGATTGCAGTCTTGAGGAGAAAGTCTAACAAATCCAACAAGCCTTGTGATGGATATAACGGACAAGGCAGGCAACAACCATTCAATGCATGA